In Limnobaculum parvum, one DNA window encodes the following:
- the gspD gene encoding type II secretion system secretin GspD, whose product MKRKICARSVLALLFLYSGHLIAADFSANFKDTDIREFIDVASRNLNKTILVDPAVQGKVSVRTYDLLTEDQYYQFFLSVLDLYGFSAIPMDNGMIKIVRSSTAKTAGVPVADTENPGKGDEIITRVVQMENVPVRDLAPLLRQLNDASGVGNVVNYEPSNVLLLTGKASSINRLVDLVHRVDASGVQQRETIPLQYGSAKEISDMLNNLSNEEQKGQSAPQLTAKVVADTRTNTLVLSGSSQAREKTRSLIKKLDRNENSQGNTRVFYLKYANAVKIAAVLTGIGDKIQTDKGGSAKASASLSSKNDLNITADDQTNSLVITAQPDVMQSLSQVIDKLDIRRAQVLVEAIIVEVQDGAGLNLGVQWATSNGISQFTNTGIPIFTAKRGKDQLDIDGRFTATNPLTGVLGGYNGLATGFFNGDFGALLTALASDNKSDILSTPSVVTLDNREASFNVGQDVPVLSGSQSNTSGDNVFSTVERKTVGTKLKVTPLINDDNSVQMKIEQEVSSVDPTSAQSTLGPTFNTRTINNEVLVRSGQTVVLGGLVEDFTTQTVSKVPLLGDIPLIGQLFRSTSNTKAKRNLMVFIRPTVIRNDADYNYSSKVKYNKSREDQQYRIEENKIGIVPPIDPKVLPEYPDNLSPGTLGGTGTDNTTQPIVPATTTPAPRGRNPFRD is encoded by the coding sequence ATGAAAAGAAAAATCTGCGCTCGCTCAGTGCTCGCATTATTATTTTTATATTCCGGGCATTTAATCGCTGCTGATTTTAGTGCTAATTTTAAAGACACTGATATCAGAGAATTTATTGATGTTGCCAGTAGAAATTTAAATAAAACAATTTTAGTCGATCCGGCAGTGCAAGGAAAAGTGTCAGTAAGAACCTATGATCTTCTTACTGAAGATCAGTATTATCAGTTTTTTCTTAGCGTATTAGATTTGTATGGTTTTTCTGCTATTCCGATGGATAACGGTATGATTAAAATTGTCCGTTCATCGACAGCGAAAACCGCTGGGGTACCTGTTGCAGATACTGAAAATCCGGGAAAAGGTGATGAAATTATTACCCGGGTCGTGCAGATGGAAAACGTACCCGTCAGGGACTTAGCGCCTCTATTACGCCAGCTTAATGATGCCTCCGGCGTGGGTAACGTAGTGAATTATGAGCCGTCTAACGTTCTGTTACTGACGGGAAAAGCCTCTTCGATTAATCGTCTGGTGGACTTAGTTCACCGGGTTGATGCTTCCGGTGTACAGCAAAGAGAAACCATTCCTTTACAATATGGTTCTGCCAAAGAAATTTCAGATATGCTCAATAATCTGAGCAATGAGGAACAAAAAGGGCAGAGTGCACCACAGTTAACGGCTAAAGTGGTTGCGGATACGCGCACCAATACTTTGGTATTGAGTGGTTCATCTCAGGCGCGTGAGAAAACCCGCAGCCTGATCAAAAAGCTGGACCGTAATGAAAACAGTCAGGGTAATACTCGGGTGTTCTATCTTAAATATGCCAACGCAGTCAAAATTGCCGCGGTGTTAACCGGTATTGGTGACAAAATTCAAACGGATAAAGGCGGTAGCGCTAAGGCATCAGCTTCACTGTCCAGTAAGAATGATTTGAATATCACCGCTGACGATCAGACCAACTCACTGGTTATTACCGCACAGCCTGATGTCATGCAATCACTGTCACAGGTTATTGATAAGCTGGATATACGTCGGGCGCAGGTACTGGTTGAAGCCATTATTGTTGAAGTTCAGGACGGTGCAGGTCTAAACCTGGGCGTGCAATGGGCGACATCTAACGGTATTTCGCAATTTACTAATACCGGTATTCCTATCTTTACCGCCAAACGTGGTAAAGATCAGTTAGATATTGATGGCCGATTCACTGCAACTAACCCATTGACCGGGGTCCTTGGCGGCTATAACGGTTTAGCTACCGGGTTCTTTAACGGCGATTTCGGTGCTCTGCTAACTGCTCTGGCTTCTGATAATAAGAGCGACATTCTATCAACCCCTAGCGTGGTGACCCTCGATAACCGGGAAGCTTCATTTAACGTCGGTCAGGATGTTCCTGTACTGTCGGGTTCTCAGTCTAATACCTCTGGGGATAACGTCTTCAGTACGGTAGAGCGTAAAACCGTCGGTACTAAACTGAAAGTGACTCCGCTGATCAACGATGACAACTCGGTTCAAATGAAAATTGAACAAGAAGTTTCCAGCGTGGATCCAACGTCTGCTCAGAGTACGTTGGGGCCTACCTTTAACACCCGGACGATTAATAACGAAGTTTTAGTCCGCAGTGGTCAGACCGTCGTGTTGGGCGGATTGGTTGAAGACTTCACGACTCAAACCGTTTCTAAAGTCCCGTTACTGGGCGATATTCCATTAATCGGTCAACTATTCCGCAGCACATCAAATACCAAAGCGAAACGAAATCTGATGGTCTTTATTCGCCCTACGGTTATTCGTAATGATGCTGACTATAACTACAGCTCGAAAGTGAAATACAACAAGAGCCGTGAAGACCAGCAGTATCGGATTGAAGAGAACAAGATAGGTATTGTTCCGCCGATTGATCCGAAAGTTCTGCCTGAATATCCGGACAACTTGTCTCCTGGAACCTTGGGCGGTACGGGCACTGATAACACGACTCAACCGATTGTGCCAGCAACCACAACGCCAGCACCACGTGGACGTAATCCATTTCGCGACTAA
- a CDS encoding PDZ domain-containing protein, whose protein sequence is MQINIINKYTVPALIFGVFGIGAFHAYNTYDSHKDYTLSSDIKHSSHKKKKEEEIKPVTLALFNAPQKAAPGADKKSPLVLDISAIVYSDKPGLSMATVNQAGKQVSYREGEKVQGYEDVWVDTIEKNSIQIRYKGDMETVQLKNPDYIKGVDATHLLPEKDKRLVENHLGDYFILGPEYKSSDKLLGLKITPKSASDVFKKAGLNPGDIVVKINSKDVTENKEIKSLIDQWAKLDSANITVKRGGEDKNIHLDLQIL, encoded by the coding sequence ATGCAGATTAATATCATTAATAAATACACCGTTCCGGCACTGATTTTTGGGGTGTTTGGTATTGGCGCCTTTCATGCTTACAACACTTATGATAGTCATAAAGACTATACGTTAAGTAGTGATATAAAACACTCATCACATAAAAAGAAAAAAGAGGAAGAGATTAAGCCTGTGACGCTGGCCTTGTTTAATGCACCGCAAAAAGCCGCGCCAGGTGCGGATAAAAAGTCCCCTTTAGTACTGGATATTAGTGCTATCGTATACAGTGATAAACCTGGGCTATCGATGGCAACGGTGAATCAAGCCGGGAAGCAAGTTAGCTATCGTGAAGGTGAAAAAGTACAGGGTTATGAGGATGTATGGGTTGATACTATTGAAAAAAATAGCATTCAAATTCGCTATAAAGGCGATATGGAAACCGTACAGCTAAAAAATCCTGATTATATTAAAGGCGTTGATGCAACTCATTTGTTACCGGAAAAGGATAAGCGGCTGGTTGAAAACCATTTGGGTGACTATTTTATTTTGGGTCCTGAGTATAAATCATCAGATAAATTGTTAGGTTTGAAAATTACACCTAAATCCGCTTCTGATGTTTTTAAAAAAGCAGGGCTTAATCCGGGTGATATAGTTGTAAAAATAAACTCCAAGGATGTAACAGAAAATAAAGAAATAAAAAGCCTTATTGACCAATGGGCTAAGTTGGATTCAGCGAATATTACGGTTAAGCGCGGTGGCGAAGATAAAAACATTCATCTAGATTTACAAATACTGTGA
- a CDS encoding ExeA family protein — protein sequence MYLEHFKFGSEPFRNTIFHNNRFFLEYFHSIYLLISHACNKKGVIGFYSQDENSLNDVIKRIAAEYHGHSLTINASPSLSKKELVKKLENIEANHQLVNHGFITTNSQLLIITSAQCMAEGCWDILKKRLAQAEEQNASLTILLCGSDKLGRLLPKTFQSWLHTNLNFRMPSIREYPEYFEHQLAWNDGNPALFSPQQIRWIYRAAKGKLSLINRIAHYALLGAYAERSEVITQHHLKMATKEITGSCRTTPTELSIALASVVVCLALGWAMLPVISPHLPHPTAWNPPEPDPIALPEPKAEPAVDLEIGNQITAMRQMYKIWGYDVSNDDAFCEEAGRANLQCKKGQATLEEMEKIGYPWVAEVKVDDNIGYVNVVRVGKTDIDLLVNNRTWQASRSWFEQKSTGQYIMFYRLTPLGRDKIDAVSSSSEIAWLDKMLSRTLLKPKSKKNTWSPDLMESVKQFQKNEGLKDDGRVGSETLMKLALASGDSPKLIKDQNIPDVSVIKQRIQ from the coding sequence ATGTACTTAGAACATTTTAAATTTGGCAGTGAGCCCTTTAGAAATACTATTTTTCATAACAATCGATTTTTTCTTGAATACTTTCATAGCATCTACTTACTCATTTCCCACGCCTGTAATAAAAAAGGCGTGATTGGGTTCTATTCACAAGATGAAAATAGCCTAAATGATGTTATTAAAAGAATTGCTGCTGAATATCATGGTCATAGTTTAACAATCAATGCTTCACCCTCTTTGTCAAAAAAAGAGTTAGTGAAAAAGCTGGAAAACATTGAGGCCAATCATCAGTTGGTAAATCATGGGTTCATCACCACTAATTCACAACTACTTATCATCACGTCCGCACAATGTATGGCTGAAGGATGCTGGGATATATTAAAGAAGCGCCTTGCCCAAGCTGAAGAACAAAACGCGTCACTCACTATTCTACTGTGCGGTTCGGATAAGCTAGGTCGTTTGTTACCCAAAACTTTTCAGTCATGGCTACACACCAATCTGAACTTTCGTATGCCAAGCATACGCGAGTACCCTGAATATTTTGAACATCAGTTAGCTTGGAATGACGGCAATCCTGCACTGTTTAGCCCTCAACAGATACGTTGGATTTATCGGGCAGCGAAAGGAAAGCTTTCGCTGATTAACCGAATTGCTCATTATGCGCTGCTGGGAGCCTATGCCGAGCGAAGCGAAGTTATCACTCAACACCATCTAAAGATGGCCACCAAAGAGATCACGGGTTCCTGTCGGACAACGCCAACCGAATTATCCATTGCCTTGGCTTCCGTGGTTGTTTGTCTGGCCTTAGGTTGGGCTATGTTACCGGTTATCTCTCCACATTTACCGCATCCTACGGCCTGGAATCCGCCGGAGCCCGATCCCATCGCGCTCCCGGAACCGAAAGCCGAACCCGCCGTTGATCTGGAAATCGGCAACCAAATCACCGCAATGCGGCAAATGTACAAAATATGGGGCTACGACGTTTCTAATGATGATGCATTCTGTGAGGAAGCTGGCAGAGCCAACTTGCAGTGCAAAAAAGGCCAAGCTACGCTGGAAGAGATGGAGAAGATTGGCTACCCCTGGGTAGCAGAAGTGAAAGTTGACGATAATATTGGCTATGTCAACGTAGTTAGGGTTGGCAAGACTGATATCGACCTGCTGGTTAATAACCGTACTTGGCAAGCCAGCCGCAGTTGGTTTGAACAAAAAAGTACCGGACAATACATTATGTTCTATCGGTTAACGCCGCTAGGCCGGGATAAAATTGATGCGGTTAGCAGCAGCAGCGAAATTGCTTGGCTGGACAAAATGTTAAGCCGCACATTGCTCAAACCTAAGAGCAAAAAGAATACTTGGTCTCCCGATCTGATGGAAAGCGTCAAACAATTCCAGAAGAATGAGGGTTTAAAAGATGACGGGCGGGTTGGCTCAGAAACACTGATGAAATTAGCACTGGCCTCCGGTGATTCACCGAAGTTAATAAAAGATCAAAATATACCGGACGTGTCGGTAATTAAGCAAAGGATACAGTAA
- the mtgA gene encoding monofunctional biosynthetic peptidoglycan transglycosylase, with translation MKKSAPSKMMGRPLFWLKRCVKAVLLMWGAGIIIFAFLPVPFSAVMVEKQLGAWLTGNFSYVAHQTWVSMDDISPHMALAVIASEDQKFPNHWGFDMNAIASAFSHNERKPNRIRGASTISQQTAKNLFLWNGRSWLRKGLEAGLTVGMELAWTKRRILTVYLNVAEFGEGVFGVEEAAQRYFGKSAKNLTPSESARLAAVLPNPIRFKANKPSGYVIQRQNWILRQMRQLGMGTLDW, from the coding sequence ATGAAGAAATCCGCCCCTTCAAAAATGATGGGGCGCCCGCTGTTTTGGTTAAAACGATGCGTTAAGGCTGTTTTACTGATGTGGGGGGCGGGGATCATTATCTTTGCTTTTTTACCGGTGCCATTTTCGGCTGTAATGGTAGAGAAGCAACTGGGCGCTTGGCTGACGGGTAATTTCTCCTATGTAGCTCATCAAACGTGGGTATCGATGGATGATATCTCTCCCCATATGGCGCTGGCGGTGATTGCTTCGGAAGATCAAAAGTTTCCTAATCACTGGGGCTTTGATATGAATGCCATCGCTTCAGCATTTAGCCATAATGAACGTAAACCTAACCGCATTCGCGGCGCTTCAACCATTTCTCAGCAAACGGCTAAAAATCTGTTCTTATGGAATGGTCGCAGTTGGTTACGTAAAGGGCTAGAAGCTGGATTGACCGTTGGCATGGAACTGGCGTGGACTAAACGCCGTATCCTGACAGTTTATCTGAACGTCGCCGAGTTTGGTGAGGGCGTCTTTGGCGTTGAAGAAGCGGCACAACGTTACTTTGGTAAATCGGCCAAAAATCTGACCCCTTCCGAATCGGCAAGGCTGGCTGCCGTTTTGCCTAATCCCATACGTTTTAAAGCAAATAAACCTTCTGGCTATGTGATTCAGCGGCAAAACTGGATATTACGCCAAATGAGGCAGTTGGGAATGGGAACGCTGGACTGGTAA
- the elbB gene encoding isoprenoid biosynthesis glyoxalase ElbB gives MKRVAVVLSGCGFLDGAEINESVLTLLALDRADAEVTCFAPDQPQSDVINHFTGKPATESRNVLTESARIARGKVQPLSQADAALFDALIVPGGFGAAKNLSNFASRGAECEINQDLTRLVKAMHKAGKPMGFICIAPVLLPKMLGVPVRLTIGNDIDTAEVVDAMGGEHITCPVDDIVVDEEQKVVTTPAYMLAQRISEAALGIEKLVARVLVLSA, from the coding sequence ATGAAACGGGTTGCCGTTGTATTAAGTGGATGCGGTTTTTTAGATGGGGCAGAAATCAATGAGTCAGTATTAACCCTATTAGCATTAGATCGTGCCGATGCTGAGGTGACCTGTTTTGCTCCCGACCAGCCTCAGTCCGATGTCATCAACCATTTTACGGGGAAACCAGCCACCGAGAGCCGCAATGTGCTAACTGAATCTGCACGTATTGCCAGAGGTAAAGTTCAGCCGTTGTCTCAGGCTGATGCCGCGCTGTTTGATGCACTGATTGTACCGGGTGGTTTTGGTGCAGCAAAAAACCTGAGTAACTTTGCCTCTCGTGGTGCTGAATGTGAAATCAATCAAGACCTGACCCGCCTAGTTAAAGCGATGCATAAAGCGGGTAAGCCAATGGGATTTATTTGTATTGCTCCGGTATTGTTACCAAAAATGCTGGGCGTCCCGGTTAGGTTGACCATCGGTAACGACATTGATACCGCAGAAGTGGTAGATGCTATGGGCGGTGAACACATTACTTGCCCGGTTGATGATATCGTGGTGGATGAAGAACAAAAAGTGGTCACTACACCCGCCTATATGCTGGCACAGCGTATCAGTGAAGCCGCTCTGGGGATCGAAAAGTTGGTGGCCCGAGTGTTGGTGTTGAGCGCATGA
- the arcB gene encoding aerobic respiration two-component sensor histidine kinase ArcB yields the protein MKQLRKLAQYYVDVMVKLGLIRFSLLLASIIIVLAFTVQISVTAALHGEIERIDIIRSIFFGLLVTPWAVYFLSIVVEQLEDSRQRLAKLVETLEDMRARDLELNHKLQNNIERLNQEIGERIKAEEARERAIEELQIEIAQRQQAQIEYEQQSVFLRSFLDSSPDLVYYRDEEGRFSGCNRAMELLTGRSEKQLIGLSPGDIYNSEVAEKVIETDDKVFRHNVSLTYEQWLVYPDGRKACFEVRKVPFYALDGKRHGLMGFGRDITERKRYQDALEKASRDKTTFISTISHELRTPLNGIVGLSRILLDTELNAEQLKYLRTIYVSATTLGYIFNDVIELDKIERRKTQLEMAPLDLLNFLSDLENLSGLLVEPKGLSFTLEYGDNLPAFIITDGTRLRQILWNLIGNAVKFTSQGGVIVRARREGENHFYFEVEDSGIGIPQEEIDKIFAMYYQVASKHGGRPATGTGIGLAVSLRLAQAMGGDIFVRSEVGRGTVFTVFINASAVEKETPQKEELPSASLRVLLVEDIELNVIVARSVLEKLGHTVSVAMTGTEALEKFKPGEFDLLLLDIQLPDMTGFDIAQQIRKNYAPEEFPPLVALTANVLKDKQEYLNSGMDDVLSKPLSVPELMVVIKKIGSAQLKMLPKLQEQGAMKPNESILDLTMLEQYMELVGPQLILDGLTMYEQVMPGYLAVLESNMTAKDEKGIAEEAHKIKGASGSVGLKHLQQLARQIQTPTLPAWWDNVEEWIDELKLEWRNDVQVLRTWVEAQEKR from the coding sequence ATGAAGCAACTGCGGAAATTAGCCCAGTATTACGTTGATGTCATGGTGAAGTTAGGCCTGATACGCTTCTCTCTTCTTTTAGCGTCGATCATTATTGTTCTGGCTTTTACCGTGCAGATCTCGGTAACCGCAGCGCTGCATGGTGAAATAGAACGCATTGATATTATTCGCTCTATTTTCTTCGGTTTGCTAGTTACTCCTTGGGCCGTCTATTTTCTCTCAATCGTCGTTGAACAACTGGAAGACTCTCGTCAGCGTTTAGCTAAACTGGTTGAAACGCTGGAAGATATGCGCGCGCGCGATTTAGAACTCAATCATAAACTACAGAATAATATCGAGCGTCTGAATCAGGAAATTGGCGAGCGGATAAAGGCGGAAGAGGCCAGAGAGCGGGCGATAGAGGAGTTACAAATCGAGATCGCCCAGCGACAGCAGGCACAGATTGAGTATGAGCAGCAGTCAGTATTCTTGCGCTCGTTTTTAGATTCGTCTCCTGACCTAGTGTATTACCGAGATGAAGAAGGCCGTTTTTCCGGCTGTAATCGGGCAATGGAATTACTGACCGGCCGCAGTGAGAAACAGTTAATTGGTTTGAGCCCGGGAGATATTTATAACAGTGAAGTGGCAGAAAAAGTCATCGAAACAGATGATAAAGTGTTTCGCCATAATGTTTCTCTGACTTATGAGCAGTGGTTGGTTTATCCGGATGGTCGCAAGGCATGCTTTGAAGTGCGTAAAGTTCCTTTCTATGCATTAGACGGTAAACGTCATGGCCTGATGGGGTTTGGTCGGGATATCACGGAGCGCAAGCGTTATCAGGATGCATTAGAAAAAGCGAGTCGGGATAAAACAACCTTCATTTCTACCATCAGCCATGAATTGAGAACGCCGTTAAATGGCATTGTCGGACTTAGCCGTATTCTGCTGGATACCGAGTTAAACGCCGAGCAACTGAAATACTTACGTACCATCTATGTTAGCGCTACCACGCTGGGGTATATCTTTAACGACGTTATCGAGTTGGATAAAATTGAGCGGCGTAAAACCCAGTTGGAAATGGCCCCGTTGGATTTGTTGAATTTCCTTTCTGATTTAGAAAACCTGTCTGGGCTGCTGGTTGAGCCGAAAGGCCTGAGTTTTACGCTGGAATATGGCGATAACCTACCCGCCTTTATCATAACGGATGGAACCCGCCTGAGACAGATTCTGTGGAACCTGATTGGTAATGCGGTGAAGTTTACCTCTCAGGGCGGAGTTATTGTACGGGCGCGTCGTGAAGGGGAGAATCACTTCTATTTTGAAGTGGAAGATTCCGGTATCGGTATTCCACAAGAAGAGATCGATAAGATTTTTGCCATGTATTATCAAGTCGCTAGCAAACACGGTGGTCGCCCGGCGACCGGTACGGGGATTGGATTGGCGGTATCTCTGCGTCTGGCTCAGGCGATGGGGGGCGATATCTTTGTCAGGAGTGAAGTGGGAAGAGGCACTGTCTTTACTGTATTTATTAACGCATCGGCAGTAGAAAAAGAGACGCCACAGAAAGAAGAGTTACCTTCAGCTTCTTTAAGGGTATTATTGGTAGAAGATATTGAGCTGAATGTGATTGTTGCCCGTTCAGTGTTGGAAAAACTTGGGCATACTGTTAGTGTTGCGATGACAGGTACGGAAGCGCTGGAGAAGTTTAAACCAGGAGAGTTCGATTTGCTGTTGTTGGATATCCAATTGCCGGATATGACCGGTTTTGATATTGCCCAGCAGATCAGAAAGAACTATGCGCCCGAAGAGTTCCCACCGTTAGTGGCGCTAACCGCAAACGTGTTAAAGGATAAACAAGAATATCTGAACTCAGGGATGGATGATGTACTCAGTAAACCGCTTTCGGTGCCGGAGTTAATGGTAGTCATCAAAAAAATCGGAAGTGCTCAACTAAAAATGTTACCTAAACTACAGGAGCAAGGTGCGATGAAGCCCAATGAGTCTATACTCGATTTAACCATGTTAGAGCAGTATATGGAGTTAGTTGGCCCACAGCTTATTCTTGATGGTTTGACTATGTATGAACAAGTGATGCCGGGCTATTTGGCAGTGCTTGAGTCTAATATGACGGCTAAAGATGAAAAAGGTATCGCCGAAGAAGCACACAAAATTAAAGGGGCTTCGGGATCCGTTGGGTTGAAACATCTTCAACAATTAGCGCGCCAAATTCAAACGCCAACGTTGCCAGCATGGTGGGATAACGTGGAAGAGTGGATTGATGAACTGAAGCTGGAATGGCGTAATGATGTTCAGGTATTACGCACTTGGGTTGAGGCCCAGGAAAAACGCTAA
- a CDS encoding TIGR01212 family radical SAM protein (This family includes YhcC from E. coli K-12, an uncharacterized radical SAM protein.), which translates to MQLNRHINMFGADLQQRYGEKIHKLTLHGGFSCPNRDGTVGRGGCTFCNVASFSDEAQQHQSIAEQLARQAKKANRANRYLAYFQAYTSTYAEICLLRDMYQQALSQADIVGICVGTRPDCVSEPVLDLLSGYYHQGYEVWLELGLQSAHDKTLKKINRGHDFACYQATAIAARRRGIKVCTHLIAGLPGERMNDNLETVARVAETGTDGLKLHPLHIVAGSTMAKAWQADRLTALEQDEYVQRAGEMIRHTPVDIIYHRISATARRPTLLAPLWCESRWMAMNAIEKYLIEMGNQGSALGQRFIPRG; encoded by the coding sequence ATGCAACTGAATCGACATATCAATATGTTTGGCGCTGACTTACAGCAACGCTATGGCGAAAAAATTCATAAGCTGACGCTGCATGGCGGGTTCAGTTGTCCTAACCGTGACGGGACGGTGGGCAGAGGAGGATGTACTTTCTGTAATGTCGCTTCGTTTTCTGATGAGGCGCAACAACATCAGAGTATTGCAGAACAGTTGGCACGTCAGGCCAAGAAGGCAAACCGTGCTAACCGTTATCTGGCCTATTTTCAGGCCTACACCAGTACCTATGCAGAGATTTGTCTGTTGCGTGATATGTATCAACAAGCGCTGTCACAGGCGGATATTGTTGGTATCTGCGTTGGCACTCGCCCTGACTGCGTATCTGAGCCAGTATTGGATTTGCTGTCAGGCTATTATCATCAAGGGTATGAGGTGTGGCTGGAGTTAGGGCTACAAAGTGCTCATGATAAAACCTTGAAAAAAATTAATCGTGGTCATGATTTTGCCTGTTATCAGGCAACGGCTATCGCTGCCCGGCGTCGAGGAATCAAAGTGTGTACTCACCTGATTGCTGGATTGCCGGGTGAAAGAATGAATGACAATTTAGAGACGGTTGCCAGAGTGGCGGAAACGGGTACCGATGGTTTAAAGCTGCATCCTTTGCATATTGTCGCTGGTAGCACTATGGCAAAAGCATGGCAAGCCGATCGTCTGACGGCGCTGGAACAAGATGAATACGTACAGCGGGCCGGTGAAATGATCCGCCATACGCCGGTCGATATTATTTATCACCGGATTTCAGCTACGGCGCGGCGTCCGACCCTGTTAGCGCCGCTGTGGTGCGAAAGTCGCTGGATGGCGATGAATGCGATTGAGAAATATCTGATTGAAATGGGGAATCAGGGGTCGGCCCTGGGGCAACGCTTTATTCCTCGCGGCTAG
- a CDS encoding glutamate synthase small subunit: MSENVYQFIDLQRVDPPKKPLNIRKIQFVEIYEPFLDTQAKAQADRCLSCGNPYCEWKCPVHNYIPNWLKLANEGRIMEAADLAHQTNSLPEVCGRVCPQDRLCEGSCTLNDEFGAVTIGNIERYITDKALEMGWKPDMSQVKSTGKKVAIIGAGPAGLACADVLTRNGVQAVVFDRHPEIGGLLTFGIPSFKLDKEVMVKRRQIFTEMGIEFRLNTEVGKDISVEQLLAEYDSVFLGVGTYQSMSGNLPNEQANGVYNALPYLIANTKHIMGYTASRDEPYINLEGKRVVVLGGGDTAMDCVRTAIRQGATQVTCAYRRDEENMPGSRREVKNAREEGVEFQFNLQPISIEVNAAGQVNGVKVVRTELGAPDAKGRRNPQVVEGSEHTLNADAVIMAFGFKPHSMPWLTEQRVNVDKQGRITAPDDSEMPYQTSNSKIFAGGDAVRGSDLVVTAIAEGRKAADGIMTFLGV, encoded by the coding sequence ATGAGCGAAAATGTCTATCAATTTATCGACCTGCAGCGTGTTGATCCGCCGAAAAAACCGCTAAATATCCGGAAGATTCAGTTTGTTGAAATCTACGAACCCTTTCTGGATACGCAGGCCAAAGCACAGGCCGACCGTTGTCTCTCCTGCGGTAACCCTTATTGTGAATGGAAATGTCCGGTACATAACTACATTCCTAACTGGCTGAAGCTGGCCAATGAAGGACGAATAATGGAGGCGGCAGATCTGGCTCATCAAACGAATAGCCTGCCGGAAGTGTGTGGTCGCGTCTGCCCGCAGGATCGCCTGTGCGAGGGTTCCTGTACCCTAAACGATGAGTTTGGTGCCGTCACCATCGGTAATATTGAGCGCTATATCACCGATAAAGCGCTGGAGATGGGCTGGAAACCCGATATGTCACAGGTTAAATCTACCGGCAAGAAAGTGGCGATTATCGGTGCCGGTCCCGCAGGATTAGCCTGTGCCGATGTGCTGACGCGTAATGGTGTACAGGCGGTGGTTTTCGATCGCCACCCGGAAATCGGGGGATTGCTAACGTTTGGTATCCCCTCTTTCAAACTGGATAAAGAGGTGATGGTGAAACGTCGCCAAATCTTTACCGAAATGGGGATCGAGTTTCGCCTGAATACTGAAGTTGGTAAGGATATTTCCGTTGAGCAATTGCTGGCAGAGTATGACAGCGTATTTCTTGGTGTGGGCACCTATCAGTCCATGTCCGGCAACTTACCGAATGAACAGGCCAACGGCGTGTATAACGCCCTGCCTTATCTAATTGCCAATACCAAACATATCATGGGCTACACCGCCAGCCGTGATGAACCCTATATCAATCTGGAAGGTAAGCGCGTGGTAGTACTTGGCGGTGGTGATACCGCGATGGACTGTGTCAGAACCGCTATTCGTCAGGGTGCGACTCAGGTGACCTGTGCCTATCGCCGGGATGAAGAGAACATGCCAGGCTCGCGGCGTGAAGTGAAAAATGCCCGTGAAGAAGGTGTCGAATTCCAATTTAACTTGCAACCAATCAGCATTGAAGTGAATGCCGCCGGTCAGGTTAACGGTGTGAAAGTGGTTCGCACTGAACTGGGGGCTCCGGATGCCAAAGGCCGTCGAAATCCGCAAGTGGTAGAGGGTTCAGAACATACACTGAATGCCGATGCCGTCATCATGGCTTTCGGCTTCAAACCACACAGTATGCCGTGGTTAACGGAACAGCGCGTTAATGTTGATAAGCAGGGCCGAATTACCGCGCCGGATGACAGCGAAATGCCTTACCAAACCAGCAATAGTAAAATATTTGCCGGTGGTGATGCAGTGCGCGGTTCCGACTTGGTTGTGACGGCCATTGCCGAAGGGCGTAAAGCGGCGGATGGGATTATGACGTTTTTGGGGGTTTAA